The Theileria annulata chromosome 3, complete sequence, *** SEQUENCING IN PROGRESS *** genome has a segment encoding these proteins:
- a CDS encoding RNA poly(A)-binding protein, putative (note;~Tap-24g11.q1c.cand.14 - score = 9.29;~1 probable transmembrane helix predicted for TA03875 by TMHMM2.0 at aa 153-175), whose translation MTSYNDRLTVLDDELKQLQGMTDCQMLTDDMDTDNNEDVDKRSIYVGNVDYSTKPQELQEFFKSSGQINRITIMVDKYTGHPKGYAYVEFSNEDAVNNAIMLNESLFKERIIKVIPKRKNIPGYNRRRTNNRTRSRYRSYSRLKKINYIYINIILFYNFNYIILYINFILILIFLF comes from the exons ATGACTTCATATAATGATAGACTTACTGTATTAGATGATGAACTTAAACAACTTCAA gGTATGACGGATTGTCAAATGTTAACTGATGATATGGATACtgataataatgaagatgTTGATAAAAGATCAATTTACGTTGGAAAT gtTGATTATTCTACTAAACCACAAGAATTACAAgagttttttaaatcatcaggacaaattaatagaataacAATTATGGTTGATAAATATACTGGACATCCCAAAGg ATATGCATATGTTGAATTTTCAAATGAAGATGCTGTTAATAATGCTATTATGTTAAATgaatcattatttaaagaacgaattattaaa gTAATACCTAAACGTAAAAATATACCAGGATATAATCGTAGAAGAACTAATAATAGAACAAGATCAAGATATCGTTCATATTCAAGgttaaaaaaaataaattatatatatataaatatcattttattttataattttaattatataattttatatattaattttattttaatattaatatttttattttag